From one bacterium genomic stretch:
- a CDS encoding four helix bundle protein: protein MNEKLNDFRQLVVWQKSHHLVLRIYEITKNFPTEEKYGLVQQMCPAAVSIPANIAEGFKKQGIKNKLQVGSRMLIGLIK, encoded by the coding sequence ATGAATGAGAAGTTAAATGATTTTAGACAACTTGTAGTATGGCAAAAAAGCCATCATTTAGTGCTAAGAATATACGAAATAACCAAAAACTTCCCAACTGAAGAAAAATATGGATTGGTGCAACAGATGTGCCCAGCGGCTGTTTCTATTCCAGCAAATATTGCCGAAGGGTTTAAGAAACAAGGCATAAAGAATAAGTTACAAGTAGGAAGTAGGATGCTTATAGGTTTAATCAAATGA